A window of Amycolatopsis australiensis contains these coding sequences:
- a CDS encoding mycofactocin-coupled SDR family oxidoreductase has product MTPRVALVTGAARGIGAATVRRLAGQGYAVLAVDVAADDPALPYPMGSAAELAAVAGQAGVEAFVADVRDRAALTAAVAEAERRWGGLDVAVAAAGVIAGGVPLWEVPPGQEDAVLDVDLRGVLNLARAAIPAMLRRPVPRSGRFLAVASAAATRGLPMLAAYCAAKAGVAGLVRALGSELGDSGVTANAVSPGSTDTPILTESARLYGLAGARDFAAQQPVGRLLDPAEIAQVLAFLADPAAGATTGAVIPVDGGLAL; this is encoded by the coding sequence ATGACGCCGCGCGTCGCGCTGGTGACCGGCGCGGCCCGCGGGATCGGCGCCGCGACCGTCCGGCGCCTGGCCGGTCAGGGGTACGCGGTGCTGGCGGTCGACGTCGCCGCCGACGATCCCGCGCTGCCGTACCCGATGGGCAGCGCGGCCGAGCTGGCGGCCGTCGCCGGGCAGGCGGGGGTCGAGGCGTTCGTCGCCGACGTCCGCGACCGCGCGGCCCTGACCGCGGCGGTCGCGGAAGCCGAACGCCGCTGGGGCGGGCTCGACGTCGCGGTCGCGGCCGCCGGGGTCATCGCCGGGGGCGTGCCGCTGTGGGAGGTGCCGCCCGGGCAGGAGGACGCCGTCCTCGACGTGGACCTGCGCGGAGTGCTCAACCTGGCGCGGGCGGCGATCCCGGCGATGCTGCGGCGGCCGGTCCCGAGATCGGGCCGGTTCCTCGCGGTCGCCTCGGCCGCGGCGACGCGCGGGCTGCCGATGCTGGCCGCGTACTGCGCGGCGAAAGCCGGCGTGGCGGGGCTGGTGCGGGCGCTGGGCAGCGAACTGGGCGACTCCGGCGTGACGGCGAACGCGGTCAGCCCGGGATCGACCGACACGCCGATCCTGACGGAGAGCGCGCGGCTGTACGGCCTGGCGGGCGCGCGGGACTTCGCGGCGCAGCAGCCGGTCGGAAGGCTGCTGGACCCGGCGGAGATCGCGCAGGTGCTGGCGTTCCTGGCGGACCCGGCCGCCGGCGCGACGACGGGTGCGGTCATCCCGGTCGACGGAGGGCTCGCGCTGTGA
- the mftR gene encoding mycofactocin system transcriptional regulator (MftR, the mycofactocin system transcriptional regulator, is an uncharacterized TetR family DNA-binding transcription factor. Its role is inferred by context. It occurs as part of the biosynthesis locus for mycofactocin, a partially characterized electron carrier derived from the terminal Val-Tyr dipeptide of the precursor peptide MftA, through a radical SAM enzyme-mediated process.), translating into MTDGTLARPANRRGRPPGTSARELEVAALRLFTEQGFHETTVDQIAAAAGVSRRTFFRYYDAKADVLWNEFDTEVATIRTLLAGMPPDLPVLEAVRRAVLAANHYRAEDVPELRTRMTLLSSVPELAASAAVHYDAWERAVSAYVARRSGQPEDSLYPLVVGRAVLAACRAAYDRWSARADADLVVYLDAALRALAAGLADDVLGPEPDPVRT; encoded by the coding sequence ATGACCGATGGCACGCTCGCCCGGCCCGCGAACCGCCGCGGCCGCCCGCCGGGCACGAGCGCACGGGAACTGGAGGTCGCGGCGCTGCGGCTGTTCACCGAACAGGGGTTCCACGAGACGACGGTCGACCAGATCGCCGCCGCGGCCGGGGTCAGCAGGCGCACGTTCTTCCGGTACTACGACGCGAAGGCGGACGTCCTCTGGAACGAGTTCGACACCGAGGTCGCGACGATCCGCACGCTGCTCGCCGGGATGCCGCCGGACCTGCCGGTGCTGGAGGCGGTGCGCCGGGCGGTGCTGGCGGCCAACCACTACCGCGCCGAAGACGTGCCGGAGCTGCGGACCCGGATGACGCTGCTGAGCTCGGTGCCGGAGCTGGCCGCGAGCGCGGCGGTCCACTACGACGCGTGGGAACGGGCGGTCAGCGCGTATGTCGCCCGCCGGTCCGGCCAGCCGGAGGACTCGCTGTACCCGCTGGTGGTGGGCCGCGCGGTACTGGCGGCCTGCCGGGCGGCGTACGACCGGTGGTCCGCGCGGGCGGACGCCGACCTGGTGGTGTACCTGGACGCGGCGTTGCGCGCGCTGGCGGCGGGGCTGGCCGACGACGTGCTCGGCCCGGAGCCGGACCCGGTGCGGACCTGA
- the mftB gene encoding mycofactocin biosynthesis chaperone MftB (MftB, a small protein, is a peptide chaperone that assists the radical SAM enzyme MftC in performing two modifications to the C-terminal Val-Tyr dipeptide of the mycofactocin precursor peptide, MftA. MftB's role is analogous to the role of PqqD in the biosynthesis of PQQ, a cofactor that derives entirely from a Tyr and a Glu in the precursor PqqA.): MSTEDTPAEFDLDGAWELDDRVSIRPERFGALLYHFGTRRLSFLKNRTMLAVVRGLTGQPTARAACAAAGVTPAELPRYRTALAALAASRTIRPRSR, translated from the coding sequence GTGTCTACTGAGGACACCCCGGCGGAGTTCGACCTCGACGGCGCCTGGGAACTGGACGACCGGGTGTCCATCCGGCCGGAGCGGTTCGGCGCCCTGCTCTACCACTTCGGCACCCGCCGGCTGTCGTTTCTGAAGAACCGGACCATGCTCGCCGTGGTCCGGGGACTGACCGGGCAGCCGACCGCCCGCGCGGCCTGCGCCGCCGCCGGGGTCACCCCGGCCGAGCTGCCCCGCTACCGCACCGCCCTCGCCGCGCTGGCCGCGTCGCGGACGATCCGCCCGAGGAGCCGCTGA
- a CDS encoding GntR family transcriptional regulator — protein sequence MLLRLDDRDPAPLHEKIASALRRALATGEVAVGERLPAARELAASLGVNMHTVLRAYAQLADEGLVAMRRGRGVTVLAAGPDRAELHHRIRALLDEARRLGIGREELVAMIGEVR from the coding sequence ATGTTGCTACGACTGGATGACCGGGATCCCGCACCGCTGCACGAAAAGATCGCGTCGGCCCTGCGGCGCGCCCTCGCGACCGGGGAAGTCGCGGTGGGCGAACGGCTGCCCGCCGCGCGGGAGCTGGCCGCCTCGCTCGGGGTCAACATGCACACCGTGCTGCGCGCCTACGCCCAGCTCGCCGACGAGGGGCTCGTCGCCATGCGGCGGGGGCGCGGTGTGACCGTGCTGGCCGCCGGGCCCGACCGGGCCGAGCTGCACCACCGGATCCGGGCGCTGCTCGACGAGGCGCGGCGGCTGGGGATCGGGCGCGAGGAGCTGGTCGCCATGATCGGGGAGGTTCGATGA
- the mftA gene encoding mycofactocin precursor MftA (Mycofactocin is a small molecule electron carrier derived from the final two amino acids, Val-Tyr, of MftA, the mycofactocin precursor. It plays a role in redox homeostasis and the metabolism of alcohols and aldehydes in Actinobacteria, including Mycobacterium tuberculosis.), with translation MSENPQTTEPDEALAEELLVEEVSIDGMCGVY, from the coding sequence ATGAGCGAGAACCCGCAGACCACCGAACCGGACGAAGCCCTGGCCGAGGAGCTCCTGGTCGAAGAAGTGTCGATCGACGGCATGTGCGGTGTCTACTGA
- the mftE gene encoding mycofactocin biosynthesis peptidyl-dipeptidase MftE: MRLADLTWPDVAERAAAGAILAVPVGATEQHGPHLPLSTDTDIALALCDRLAGKRPGVLVAPPVVYGSSGEHAGFAGTLSIGQEATELLLVELGRSAAETFPRLLFVSAHGGNAAPVTRAVARLRAESRDVEVFHPRWHGDPHAGRPETALQLALRPGGVRMDRAAPGDRRPLREVLPLLRDGGVRAVTRTGVLGDPTTATAREGQALLDELTAQLVSHVDGWA; the protein is encoded by the coding sequence ATGCGGCTGGCCGACCTGACCTGGCCGGACGTCGCCGAGCGTGCTGCGGCCGGCGCGATACTGGCCGTGCCGGTCGGGGCGACCGAGCAGCACGGCCCGCACCTGCCGCTCTCGACCGACACCGACATCGCCCTCGCGTTGTGCGACCGGCTGGCGGGCAAGCGTCCCGGCGTGCTGGTGGCACCGCCGGTGGTGTACGGCTCCAGCGGCGAGCACGCGGGATTCGCCGGGACGCTGTCGATCGGGCAAGAAGCGACCGAGCTGCTGCTGGTGGAGCTGGGCCGGTCCGCGGCGGAGACGTTCCCGCGGCTGCTGTTCGTCTCCGCGCACGGCGGCAACGCGGCACCGGTCACCCGGGCCGTCGCGCGGCTGCGGGCGGAATCGCGCGACGTCGAGGTCTTCCACCCGCGCTGGCACGGCGATCCGCACGCCGGGCGGCCGGAAACCGCGCTGCAGCTGGCGTTGCGGCCCGGCGGCGTGCGGATGGACCGGGCGGCGCCGGGGGACCGGCGTCCGCTGCGTGAAGTGCTGCCGTTGCTGCGTGACGGCGGCGTGCGCGCGGTGACCCGGACGGGCGTGCTCGGCGATCCGACGACGGCGACCGCGCGGGAAGGGCAGGCGTTGCTCGACGAGCTGACCGCGCAGCTGGTGTCCCATGTGGACGGTTGGGCATGA
- the mftC gene encoding mycofactocin radical SAM maturase (MftC is a radical SAM/SPASM enzyme that catalyzes the first two steps in biosynthesis of the electron carrier mycofactocin from the terminal Val-Tyr dipeptide of the precursor peptide MftA.), with translation MSLVDEFQYGLDAPICLTWELTYACNLSCVHCLSSSGRRDPRELSTAECRALIDEFERMQVFYVNIGGGEPTVRPDFWELVGYATEHHVGVKFSTNGVKITEDAAKRLAASDYVDVQISLDGATAEVNDHVRGPGSYATAIRAMTHLSDAGFGNFKISVVLTRHNVGQLDAFQAIADRYGAQLRITRLRPSGRGADTWDELHPTATQQRELYDWLVAHGENVLTGDSFFHLAGYGDGGLPGLNLCGAGRVVCLVDPVGDVYACPFAIHDTFLAGNVRDGGGFTRVWRESALFTELRGPQSGGACTSCSAFDACRGGCMAAKFFTGLPLDGPDPECVRGHGERALAGVTAVPKPSLDHSHRRPVPVTIGMRRPPERACDENPLAGFRP, from the coding sequence ATGTCCCTTGTGGACGAATTCCAGTACGGGCTCGACGCCCCCATCTGCCTCACCTGGGAACTGACCTACGCCTGCAATCTCTCCTGCGTGCACTGCCTTTCCTCCTCCGGCCGCCGCGACCCGCGCGAACTGTCCACTGCGGAATGCCGGGCGCTGATCGACGAGTTCGAGCGCATGCAGGTCTTCTACGTCAACATCGGCGGCGGCGAACCGACCGTCCGCCCGGACTTCTGGGAACTCGTGGGCTACGCCACCGAGCACCACGTCGGGGTCAAGTTCTCCACCAACGGTGTCAAGATCACCGAGGATGCCGCGAAACGGCTGGCCGCGAGCGACTACGTCGACGTGCAGATCTCCCTCGACGGCGCCACCGCGGAGGTCAACGACCACGTCCGCGGTCCCGGCTCGTACGCCACCGCGATCCGCGCCATGACCCACCTTTCCGACGCGGGCTTCGGGAACTTCAAGATCTCCGTGGTGCTGACCCGGCACAACGTCGGCCAGCTCGACGCGTTCCAGGCGATCGCCGACCGGTACGGCGCCCAGCTGCGGATCACCCGGTTGCGCCCGTCGGGCCGCGGCGCCGACACCTGGGACGAGCTGCACCCGACCGCCACCCAGCAGCGGGAGCTGTACGACTGGCTGGTCGCGCACGGCGAAAACGTCCTGACCGGCGACTCGTTCTTCCACCTCGCCGGCTACGGCGACGGCGGCCTGCCCGGGCTCAACCTGTGCGGCGCCGGACGCGTCGTGTGCCTGGTCGACCCGGTCGGCGACGTCTACGCCTGCCCGTTCGCCATCCACGACACCTTCCTCGCCGGCAACGTCCGCGACGGCGGCGGATTCACCCGGGTGTGGCGCGAATCCGCGCTGTTCACCGAGCTGCGCGGCCCGCAGAGCGGCGGGGCGTGCACGTCGTGTTCGGCGTTCGACGCCTGCCGCGGCGGCTGCATGGCCGCGAAGTTCTTCACCGGCCTCCCGCTCGACGGCCCCGATCCGGAATGCGTCCGCGGCCACGGCGAACGCGCGCTGGCCGGTGTCACCGCCGTCCCGAAGCCGTCGCTCGACCACAGCCACCGCCGTCCGGTCCCGGTGACCATCGGGATGCGCCGTCCGCCGGAGCGCGCCTGCGACGAGAACCCCCTCGCCGGGTTCCGGCCCTGA